The genomic interval CCCGGGCCCGCCTGGGCCGCCCTGCGCGGCAGCCCGTGCGCTCTGGCCTCGTCCGCGGTCTCTGACCGCTCAGCGGCTCTCCGCTGCGGTCACGGGAGTCGCCGGGGGGACAGAGATGCCGAGCGGAAAGGTGTTGGGTTTGCTCCCTAACTCTGAACGCGGTTAGGGATGCAGAAAGAGCAGCTCGGTCCCGTTGGGCAGTAAGCTGGACACCAGAGGGATGGGCATCCGGGCACGGCAACGGCAAGGTGTCtggcaggaggggaggaagcatTCCTCCAGCCCTGCCGTCCTGCACGGGTTGGTGCCTTTTTGccagaacaaataaaacaacCCCAGTCTTTAATCTCTGGCTTTGATCCCTCTcctgaaacaaaactaaaaacatgccttcactttttttttttccgtaaGTAAATCTCATGCAAAGGTTTCTGTGCCATGGAGCAACCTGCTTATGGGGGGAGTCGGCACCATTTAGGTCCTTGTTATTACACACAGCATCCCTGACACCACAGCGCATATGAGCCTGCCTTTTAATACAGCGTTTAATTGCCCAGGTTACTGGGAGCATATCTGCAGGCCGCAGCTGGAGTCATTCCTGCCGTGGCGAGAGGTGACTAACACAGGGCTGTGGCGTTGTGGAGCTGTGGCTCCCGTGAGCTGTGGTTCCTGGAGTGCAGGTGTGCGCAGGAGGAGCAAGGCTCTGCTGTGTGGTTGTCTTCTCTCAGCTGCAAAAACCCATCTCTTGCAGATTAAGGCAAACTTTGAGACCAACCTTAACCTGGCATTGAAGAATTACAATGCGACAGTGGATCAGCACAGTGATGCAGTCGACACCATCCAGAGAACAGTGAGTGCTTGTATCTGTCTTCTGGCTCCTGGTGGTTAGCCATGCTTGTATCATCCAGAGACGTTGTTCAATACCCAGTGCATTACTGGCTGGGGTATTCCTTTCTGTGATGGTACTGGCTGTTCTTTTGTACCACCGGGTATTTATCATGGGGTGCTAGTGATGAGCATGTTGGGTTCTCCTCCTAGTCTCCAAAACTGTGTCTGTTTAGCAGCTTTCCCTTCCCTTACTGCCTGCAGGAGAGACAAGTGGGAACACATGGAAAGCATCTATTCTGAGTTAGGAGCATGTATGCATTGCCAGGAGGGTCTCTAGTGGGACTGCCAAGTGCTGGCAGCCTGTGGAGTAGTTGTCCTTGAATTTGGAGGGTTGTCACAGGTCACAGTGTGTTTGGGTTTGGGTTTGGGATTTGCCATTTTGGGGAAGAGACATTAGATAGGAGAATGAGATTAGGGGCAGTTTCTAGATGGCTACCAGGATGCTGAGAGATGAGggcactggggagctgcaggagtgGCTGTAGGACTGGCAGCTTAGTGCCCTGGCATGACCATGCCTTTCCCCTCTTGCAATCCTCCCCAGCTCCACTGCTGTGGGGTCCAGAACTACACAGACTGGGAGAAGACCGAATACTTTGCCCAGAAGGGGATccctcagagctgctgcaagaGCCAGGACGACTGTTCAGAGGGGGATCTGAAGGATCTGAAGAAAGCCAAGCTGAAAGTGTTTGTGGATGTAAGTGAAGCTCATAAAAATGCCCCTGCAAGTCctggaggtggggaggggagagatgGGAGGATAGAGAAGGGCTTGGCCTTCACTAGGAAGCCTTGAAAAGAGAACTGCTTTTGAGGTACAGACACCCTGTGGCCTAGGGAGTGAAGGGGAAGGATGTATAGGAGTTGAACTAACCTAATTTTTGAAATTCCCCCTAGTCCTGCACTTTCAACATCAGGGACTGGCATGAAACAAGCATTTGCACTCAGGGGTGTGTTTTGGAGAACAGGTGAATGAGGAGGTGGTTTTCCAGTAAAGTTTATTTTAGTAGGGCTGACATCTTTCAAATGCTGTGCAAAGTCCTGAGCAAGCGCTAAGAACCAGTGACTTCATCCAGCAGGGACGGTTGGGTGATGTGCACAAGGGGGTTATGCGAGGGACATGCCTCTGATGAGTCACAGTGTTTAACCAAACAAATGCTGGTGTTGGGAAAACCCCAAGGACACCACTCCCTTTGATAACTGGCTGGGCTAAAAGGCCAGTTAGCACAGTGCTGATGCTGGCATGACTTTGCCCGGGTCAGGTAGTCTGGCAGGGAGTCAGGAACCCTGGACTTCTTGCTCCATCTTCTGCTCTGGAGACGTGCCCCCAGGGGCTGTGTGCGCTGGGGGAAGCACTGCTTTGTGCTCGGGGGGCAGGGCTGAGCGCTGGGCCTGCATACTGACTTCCCCTCCCTTGCAGGGTTGTTTCTTCCTCGTGACATCAACGATGGAGTCAAAAATGAGCGTTGTGGCTGGAATCTCCTTTGGCATTGCATGCTTCCAGGTAAAATCTGCCTTGCTGTCTGGCACAGGAGTAGTGCTGAGTGAAGCTGCCGTTTCTGCAGaggtattttaatttttgtgcaaGGTCTGTTCCGTTTATGAAGGGCACAGCCTGTTTCAGCTAGAGAGGAACAGCTATTTTGCAGATTTCCTTTGTGCTTAGCCTCAGCACTGTGCAGCCTTCTGTCTCTGAACCAGAGACTGAAGTACCAGCTCTGTTTCCATGAGCCCAGGTTATTTGAGAAGAACTCCTTCCTGAAACAACTGACTTCAAGAAAAACCAAAGCAGCCAAACAGAGCCTGTGTTGTGCAGGGTGAACGCTTTGCATTTGTGGTTGGCGGGGATCGAACTAGTGTCCTTGCTTTTCCAACCCACCAATATTCCCTTTTATGAGGGAAGTGTTTTGGGATCACTTTTCTGCATGGCTGAGTCCCCCGGAGTACCCACATGGTATCACTTAGGCTAGTGGCTCTGACAGGCAGGACCTCACGCTCTACATACCACCTTAACCTGCTACTGCTTCTTCCCCCTCTGGCTCCTCAACCTCTAGTTTACTTTATCCCGTAGGACGCTTCCTGCACGGGCTTCCAGCAACAATGTGGTTAGTGTCCTGTAATCTGACAGGCTTTATCCCAGCAGGAAATGAGAGGCCTCTGCCCCTGAGCTCCTTGCTAAATTGGGCTTTGTGCATGGTGAATGCTATGGTCTGGATTTCCCGAGGAGCTGTGCACAATGCAGGCTGAACGCTTGGGAAAACCGGAACTGATGTGTCacagtgggagctgctggaTGCACAACTGGGCCTTATTTAGCTGATTTCTGAAAACTTACCCGGCTCTAGGTGCTGAGCACTTGCTGAGCAAGCTTGGCAGCCTCTAACTTTGGGGGAACTTGAATTCTCTATTTAGTGAATGCAGTGCCCAGAAGCTGTGATGTGACCCCCTGGGGATCAACAGGTAACAGCGCTGGCACAGAGAGGGGAAAATGAGGAATCTCGCCAAGATGTTTCCACCGTCGGGAGCGTGTCACTGTGCGTTTCCTGTAACGGATGCAGTAAACTGTGTGAGAGGCTGGAGCCAACAGGCCTTTGCTGCAGTTTGTGCtaggaaatgttttgaattCTGGCTCAGAGAGGGCCTGAGAGCTGGAACTGTTCTGATCTGCCCAGCTGCTTTCCcgtttcttcttctttgctgGTCTGTGCAAGCTGTGCTTTGCTCACCACGACGTCCCGGTCTACGCTCTGTGTGGGGTCACTGGGACGTGACTGACACGCAAATGGCGAGCTGCGTGCCTCCAACAGATCTGGCCGCCTAATTATCTCAGCTAATGCTACGTTTGGGAATTGTAACCGTTTCCTGGTTTTTATCACTCTTTCAGCAAGCGTTGCTGTGTCGTGCAGCCAGCAGGGACCAATCGTGTAAATGTGCCTTTAACTTTACTTGTGTAGGTCAAACTCCCTGTGTGTGCCTGTCTGCCCTATCAGACCCTGAGCGTCTGCGTGGGGGCGGGGAGGCCGTGTTGTGGTAACAGCAGCATGTCTTTCAGGTGTTGGTGTGCTGCTGATGTGAAAACACTGCCTTTGCTTCCCCACTGTCCTTGCAGCAGCAAGAGGTGGTTGCTGTTCTCTAGTGATTGTGTAATTGGCTGTGACGCTCCTGATACCTGTTTAATCTCTGAAATTACCATAAAACAGCAGATGCTTCATAAAGCAGAGTGTAACAGGATAGGATGCGGAGTGTCTCTTGCAAGAAGCTTGTTTGGCTTATGCCTGCCAGGATCTTCCACTTCAGTCTCGCTTGCTCTGAAATGAGACACAGCAGCCCGTGTTGTCATTTGTAAATCCCACTGTCCATATTTGACTTTATAAAACTGAGACCCAAGTGCATATTGTTCTAGAGCAAATTGCCATGCTTTTGCCTAAAAATGTCATGTCCTGATTTTGGCTGTCTCGAATGTGCTTTTCCCTCTTCAGTTGGTCGGCATCTTCCTTGCCTGCTGCCTGTCCCGGTACATCACGAACAATCAGTACGAGATGGTGTAGCTGGCCCCGGCACGCTGTGGCTGTCACCAAGGTATGTCCGTCCAGTGACATAAACTGTGGGTGTGTCTGTGTTTATGCACTAAGTTTACTACTGGTCTGTGCAGGCCTCTCTTGGCTTTGTGCACAACTCCTAAAATAGTATTTAGGCTGTGTGGTACCCTTCTTTTTGTAGGGAGAGAGAGTGAGGGGGAAATGACCCTTTCTAGATCAAGGAGAGAACAGGCTGTTCGTGCTGGTCTGCAGACCTGTTCGTGCTGTCTGGTGTTTGGTTTAGCCGCTCTTTTGTCCTATTAATCCTGGACCTCTACCTCGTGCCACAGAGCGGGCTGCCACCATGGTCCCCTCCTGCAGTGTGGCCCTTCCCAGTGAGATGCAGCCTGAGCTTGTCATGCCCCATTCCTCGAAGCTGTCTGCATCCCTGAGCACTGCTGTTTGCCTACTGTCTGGTTGCTTTGGGGGGCCTCCAGTGCGGAGACTGGGGCCAAATGCTGATGTGTATGTCAGGGAGGAAGAGGGCACCTGCAAAATTGTCTGCTGCATAGCTGTAAGCTGTGTGTATGTCCAGGCCTccagtgtcagaagccttgtTTGTTAACACTTTGTCTTCTGAATTGCAGGGAAttccttctgctctcctgtGTCTGGGGAAAGCGTAGCCATCTCCACTTTTCCTCTGGACACTGCTTTGTGAAATTACGCTTTGAATTGACTGATCTTCTCGACTGGCTCATAGAAACGAGCGCAACAGCTGTTCTGTTGCGCTTGGGGACTTGTCCTAACACTACTCTGCTGTACCACTGAGTGGGATAATTAGTGTAGCTGAGGTGGTTACAGTAACTGCGTTCCTCCGGGCGCTGCAGTCCCCGGCTCTTTCCTCAGCAGTGCACTGAAGTGCCGGGTTGAAGCAGACGCTGCTGTCGTTCGTGCTCAGACCTTGCTAGCTGCCTTGGAAGGTGGCCTCGCGGGACTCTCCTGTGCAGGAGTTGCTCTTATCTGGTGCCTCCACTGGGAAAGCAGtgctttctctcatttctgACCTCTGCTCTCGGCCCTTGAAATCCCACCGCAGTTCAGGCTTGCTCACTGGATGTGGTTCTTGAGATGGGGCTCTTGCTCCATTAAAACATGCCCTGCCTTTGTTCAGCAAAGTCTCAGCTTATTCCCaggttttctttcatctttatgCTGggttttatatacttttttataGTTGTACTTTTTTAAGGAGTCTTGTTCCTCTCTTAATCAGGCTGTAGCAGTTCTTTGTAAGCTGTAACAAGGTTTGGTGGTGTAGCTTCTGGTGCCTTTGCCCTGGTAGGTGTCCTTGCACCGAGTCAGCTGTGACTTGATTGTCAGTATTATGTGCTgctttaacttgtttttttgtGTTGAGTAGAACTCTTTTGTCCTGAGACACAATAAATATTAAGATATTTTAGTCTATGAAACAGCCTTGGCTTCTCTTCTAATCTGAAAATTCTTCTGCTGAAATAGCTGTGAGCCGCAGCAAAAACCCATCTGCAAGGTAATCCATTCATCCCAGGCCAGCCCGTAACCTCCGGACCACTGCAGCTCATGTTTCTCGAATGCCTACTGGTGCACTTGTGCTTACAAATAACTTCTGTAGTTGAATACTCATCAAAAACTATTGCATAACACTGCTGAAGCAGAGGGCCTGGGTAGTGTAGAGACCAGAGTTCAGCCCTCATGTAAACGTGTACATCCTCTGTTGTCGCCGCTGCTTTGAGCTGTGGTGGACAAAGCTTGCCTGGAGCAAAGTACGCTACAGCACTGTTGGAGGCGTCTGTGTATAGATCCTCTTCCTGGGACACGAAACAGGGATttgagctttttatttatttggtgcTATTTTCCTTTGGACAAATCCATCAGCAGGTGCTGATGGACTGAGCAAGGAACTGCTGCACTGAGCGTAGAGATTAAAAGCAATCGAGTAAAACACTCCCTCCTCTGAGCCTGAAGGATTTTTAGATCTCAAGCACCAAACTTGCAATGACTATTGGGGCAAATTTTGgagcagcctggcagctgcCAGGGCTGCGTTTTTCCATTCCTGGAGAGGAGTCATGCTTCAAAGGAGCAGTTAAGCCATGAGGATGAGTGGTGGCCTTTCATCATCATTAGCCCTCTGGCAAATACTGGTTCTGTGCTGGGTAAACTGCCCCCACCCCGTGAAACTGTGATGTGGTGCAGCAGATGAATACCAGTGGGGCAGTGATGCTGCCTGTGCTTCGCTGCTGACGGAGAAACCTGAAGGGGAACACCCTGAAAGGCTTAGGTCACGTTTAACCTCGATGAACAAATCAGACTGTTGCCAGCCTCTGGCTGACTCTCTGAAAGCCTCCTGGATTTGGAAGGAGAGGCGGACTACGTCAGAGTGTTGAAATAGCGCTGGCGAGAGATCAGCCGATAGCAGTTAATGGATGGGCAGAGGCTGGGCAGAAACCTGTGAGAATGCAGGGCTGCGTTCAGAGAAACCCGTCCCTGTCGCAGCGCCTGGGCGGAAGCGAGCGACCTGAAATCGTCCCTCTCTGGCTGACCCGTGCTGCCCAGGGCGGCCCGTGTGCAGCGGCCTCGTTTGGGCTGCCTGTAAGCGCTCTGCGGCCTGCCCGGGCTGAGCGAGTGGTTTCTGGGCTAGTCCCGAGTTTCTAGGCCAAATTATCACCGGTAGGGACTTCAGTGCCGGGCTTGGCGGAGGGGCTGGAGGCTGAGCTGCCTCGGCGCTGCTGGGGCAGCGCGCGTGCCCTGCCGTGGGCAGGCCCGCCGGCGTGGGCACGCTTGTGAACCACGCGTCTGTGCCAGGCTCCGGCGCTTCACAGAAGTGCTCCGAGGGGCTGTCCTCGGCCaccgcgccccgccggccgccggcgcggcgctccttctgcggcgcggcgccggaGCGGTGCCGGCGCCGGTGCGCGGGCCCGGCTGCTCccgagctgctgcagcagaaatcCAGCGCGGGCTCTTCCCCCTTGCCGCTCTGCGGAGCGAGCAGGCTGCTCCCTGGGGCTGGGTGGCGGCAGGCACTGCGGTGGTgagagagaacatttttttttcctgttgcagcGCGGCTGGTACTTCAGCAGACACCTTGTTTTAATCTGGAGACAGGGGCAGACAggggcgcccgcgggcgccgtGCCATCCTGTCCTGCGGCAGCCGAGCGGCGCTGGGTCCCGGGACCGCTGGGGGCTACCCGTGAGCTCGGCGGAGGTGGGCCAGGGTGACAGggctcccgcagcccccccGGGCGGGCGCGGGAGCACCGCATCCCGCCGGGTTATTAAGGAGAGTGTGTCAACGAGGCCATTTAATGTCGCTGATCCCTTCTCAGCCTGCGGCGGGGGTGATTGCTGAATGTCCTTAGTCTGCTCATTAGCCTGCTCCATGCTCCGTTTAACTCCTCGAGGGTTGCTTTCCTGGGGATTTTGAGTGCCGAGTTGTTCACATTTAGTTTCCTTTGATGGCAGTGCTCATCTGGTACCAGCACAGAGCCTAATAAATAGAATTTGGAGAGAGGGATAAAGGGATTTAGTGTCAGGTATAAAAGGATGTGTGTGTTCCCCAATGCTGGGAACATAATCCAAACAAAGACAGCCTAGATATGCTTCTTCGGCGTGCCTCGTGGCAGGAGCTGACGCGGCAGCCCTGTGTCCAGCCTGGCCCTAGACCTCGCGCTAAGCTTCAGGGCAGATTTTCTTCTGGAGCTGCGTAACATGATGCAGGCTGGTGCAGGAGGAACAGCTTGCAAGAGCGCAGCAGTTGCAGGAGGCGGCTTGTACAGCTGGGCTGAGACCTGCTCTGGTCATCGCATAGTTTTGCTGGTGGTGCCGGGCATCCATGGGAATCCCGGAGAGGAGTGCGTGCCGTGGGGGACAAAGGCAGGCCCAGCCGGGGCAGAGCTCCCAGCGTGGGTTCCTTCTGCAGTGGGACGGGTGCCAAAGTGCCCCTACGCCACCCCCAGGTGGGTGCGAGGCTGGCGAGCTGCCTGGGTCCAGGGGGTCAGTGCGTGAGCACGGCCAGGCTTGCACCAAGGCTTTGGCTTCCCGTAGCGGTTCTGGCCTGCTAATTTTCACGTGTCTCGTGCTGTGTTAGGAAGCCCCACCTCAGCGGGGGTTATCTCAGGGGGAACTTGTCAAAAATGCCTGGCTGTCCCCAAGACTGGTTCGCATCCCCTAGGATTAGCCGTTCAGGGAGTCCTGCTGTGGAGGAGCTCTTGGCGGCTCCCAGCGTTGTAAACACGTTGCCAGCATGGCTGTGAGCAGAGGTTGAAGAAACCGCCCTCAAAGCTCGTGCTGCCCGTGCTCACAGGAGGCGCGGTGCGGCACGGCGGGAGGTGCCGGGGGCCCCGTGCGCCGCGGGACGGCACGAGGACGGCGGCACCGCGCGCAGACCTGCCCCCGCGGCTCCTCTCTGCAGGCCCGGGCGCCTGCGGGTGGTCCGGAGAGGCAGCGCGGGGCGCTTGGAGGCTCGGTCGCAGCGTCCAAACAGCCTTTCTGAGGCTTTCGCGCAGGAGGGCCGTGCCCCGCGGCCGAGGCAGCGTGTGCAAGGCGGAGCAGGCTCCTCTGGCCGCGTGTTTTTACAACGTACACTTCCCTCTAGGTTAGGAAATTACAGAAGTAGTTTTGCATCCTGGCCCACGCCGAGGAACCGTTTTGCTCCCGGATGCGCCGGGGCCGGTCGCTGGCAGCCTGTGCTCCCCGGTGACCGAGGCTCGGCTGCGCCTCCGCACGCTTGAGGGACGTCAGCGTTTCAAAGCTGCTTGGCAGCGGTCCGTTCCCTGGGATAAGAATTAAAATTTGGTATCTGGCTTGAGCACCAAAGCCATGAATCTCAAGAAACGTGTGGGGGGAGATTGCGAACCGACCGGAGCCCCAGGGAGGACGCACGGGAGCTTCCAGAGCCGGCAGCGGCCACGTGCCTGCGGGTCAGCTCCCGCCTTCGAGAGCGACGTAAGCGGTGGAAAGGAGAGGGGACACTGAGAAGCTGAACTAAACTGTCAAAGGACCT from Rhea pennata isolate bPtePen1 chromosome 11, bPtePen1.pri, whole genome shotgun sequence carries:
- the TSPAN6 gene encoding tetraspanin-6, which translates into the protein MASPSRRLQTKPVITCLKSVLLTYSLVFWVSGIVLLAVGVWGRVSLAVYFSLLDEKATNVPVVLAGAGTVVVLLGTFGCFATCRGSAWMLKLYAMLLSLVFLVVLVAAVVGFVFRHEIKANFETNLNLALKNYNATVDQHSDAVDTIQRTLHCCGVQNYTDWEKTEYFAQKGIPQSCCKSQDDCSEGDLKDLKKAKLKVFVDGCFFLVTSTMESKMSVVAGISFGIACFQLVGIFLACCLSRYITNNQYEMV